The following proteins are co-located in the Lentibacillus sp. JNUCC-1 genome:
- a CDS encoding PTS sugar transporter subunit IIA, translated as MFKNLFKKHDEPQDITVYAPITGKVTALEEVPDPVFSQKMMGEGVAIEPDDGTVYAPVDGTIIQLFETKHAIGIRAENGAEILIHIGLDTVELKGDGFTAFVAEDDHVKTGDKLLTFDIDTIKSHDKNPITPIIVTNKDDMGEIELTETDHVQAGEGAIFSVNSK; from the coding sequence ATGTTTAAGAATTTATTTAAAAAACACGATGAACCTCAAGACATCACGGTCTATGCTCCCATCACCGGCAAGGTTACAGCTTTGGAGGAAGTTCCGGATCCGGTTTTCTCTCAGAAGATGATGGGAGAAGGTGTTGCAATTGAACCTGATGATGGAACAGTCTATGCGCCAGTAGATGGAACGATTATTCAGTTGTTTGAAACAAAGCATGCCATTGGAATTCGTGCAGAGAATGGTGCAGAAATACTGATTCATATTGGATTGGATACAGTTGAACTTAAAGGGGACGGCTTTACTGCGTTTGTGGCAGAAGATGATCACGTTAAAACCGGTGACAAGCTCCTTACATTTGATATTGACACAATCAAATCTCATGATAAGAATCCAATCACCCCTATTATCGTAACCAATAAGGACGATATGGGAGAGATTGAACTTACAGAAACAGATCACGTTCAAGCGGGTGAGGGCGCTATTTTCAGCGTAAATTCAAAATAA